The following proteins are co-located in the Methanobrevibacter thaueri genome:
- a CDS encoding DUF2207 domain-containing protein, translated as MNVKNAFIIILLFLLLFSTISAASADDDRSYSIDRAFVELTVGSDGLLHVDERYDYSFDGKFNGVYRDIPLKAGESIDNIEVDADGAYAVLKESDEGGYKHLKIYLYSDAAHTQGIRDCNVNVYISYDMKNVVTLFNDVGGLQYKLWGDEWDVGVGNIYFTVNLPGDSGNEYFLNPQEFNTTSELKGNTITAESSYIPKGDFYELLLLMPLSDFHDATYAKHVDRNGRDMIMKNLEDSVNGRNFWNTTYLIMGLLSLLSPVVAVFTYLKFGREPKVDYDGIYERELPTDDPPEVVNAIYANGDIGTPNMDGFEAAILNLIDKKVLKLTKQFDENTETNDLYIEFSGNTQNLKSNEKQVYDILHNFAYGDTLNLSSLNTSLSSEANAKWFMEQYADWCANVEDELEPRVSEEFNDTGTTIMAGLSVGGLVIGVIIAILGIWTELKSGTYAIAGGIFLVIFSIAIMRLDDDIFGQWTSKGRVRYLKWKNFKKFLKDNSLINEHPPESIVVWRKYLIYGAALGVADKVYESMKLQEKNFAGGSFYDDDIFLYHHYGGYYMMHHAIMTGQTSANPSSDSGGFGGLGGGSGGGGGGAF; from the coding sequence ATGAATGTAAAAAACGCATTTATTATAATTTTACTTTTTTTATTATTATTTTCAACAATAAGTGCGGCATCTGCAGACGATGACAGAAGCTATTCAATCGACAGGGCATTCGTCGAACTGACAGTTGGAAGCGACGGCCTGCTTCATGTTGACGAAAGGTATGACTACTCCTTTGACGGAAAGTTCAACGGAGTCTACCGTGACATTCCCCTGAAAGCGGGAGAAAGCATCGACAACATTGAAGTGGATGCCGATGGAGCCTATGCGGTACTTAAGGAAAGCGATGAGGGTGGATATAAGCACCTGAAAATCTACCTATACTCCGATGCTGCACATACCCAAGGCATCCGTGACTGCAACGTTAACGTTTACATCAGCTATGACATGAAAAACGTGGTGACCCTTTTCAATGATGTTGGAGGGCTGCAGTACAAGCTCTGGGGAGATGAATGGGACGTTGGAGTCGGAAACATCTATTTCACAGTAAACCTACCTGGTGACAGCGGAAACGAATACTTCCTAAACCCGCAGGAATTCAACACAACCAGCGAACTTAAAGGAAATACGATCACCGCCGAAAGCAGCTACATTCCGAAAGGGGACTTCTATGAACTGCTCCTCCTTATGCCATTGAGCGATTTCCATGATGCGACATACGCCAAACATGTTGATCGGAATGGCCGTGACATGATAATGAAAAACCTTGAGGACAGCGTCAACGGGCGTAACTTCTGGAATACGACATATCTTATTATGGGTCTTCTTTCCCTGTTAAGTCCAGTGGTTGCCGTATTCACATATCTCAAGTTCGGCCGTGAACCGAAAGTTGACTATGACGGAATTTATGAGAGGGAATTGCCTACTGACGATCCCCCTGAAGTGGTGAATGCTATATATGCAAATGGAGACATTGGAACTCCTAACATGGACGGTTTTGAAGCAGCCATTCTGAATCTGATCGACAAGAAGGTATTGAAGCTAACCAAGCAATTCGATGAGAACACTGAAACCAATGACCTATACATTGAATTCAGCGGAAACACACAAAACCTCAAGTCAAATGAGAAACAGGTCTATGACATCCTGCACAACTTCGCCTATGGGGACACCCTGAACCTGTCAAGCCTCAACACCAGTTTGTCATCAGAGGCAAATGCAAAATGGTTTATGGAACAGTATGCAGACTGGTGCGCCAATGTTGAAGATGAGCTGGAACCTAGAGTGAGTGAAGAGTTCAATGACACTGGAACCACCATAATGGCCGGACTCAGTGTTGGAGGATTGGTCATTGGAGTTATAATTGCCATTCTAGGAATATGGACTGAACTGAAATCAGGAACCTATGCCATTGCCGGAGGAATATTTTTAGTCATTTTCTCAATAGCCATCATGAGGCTTGATGACGATATCTTTGGACAATGGACTTCAAAGGGTCGCGTGAGGTATCTCAAATGGAAAAACTTCAAGAAGTTCTTAAAAGACAACAGTTTAATCAACGAACACCCTCCGGAATCAATAGTTGTTTGGAGGAAGTACTTGATTTATGGTGCGGCTCTTGGAGTAGCAGACAAGGTTTACGAATCCATGAAACTGCAGGAGAAAAACTTCGCAGGTGGCAGTTTCTATGATGATGATATTTTCCTATATCACCACTACGGAGGATATTACATGATGCACCATGCAATCATGACCGGACAGACATCCGCAAATCCTTCATCAGACTCCGGTGGCTTTGGTGGCCTCGGAGGAGGATCAGGTGGTGGAGGTGGAGGAGCTTTCTAG
- a CDS encoding transglutaminase domain-containing protein, which translates to MILVLSVGTIQASDVNSTEIGIDEDNALLDEDSSENLSASLDEVSLTESAKNQTELSSPTESVYYSGSFSVTLRDSNATLSNRTVHFSVNDVIYDAVSDINGVASVNLKLKPGKYSIFSYFDGDDDYDACNLTSQLNVLPTIKASDITKYYKGGTQYTATFLDGSGHALANRAVTVLVHGKKYTKNTNSKGVVSLPVNLKPGTYRIVATGPITGFQLTTNFNILPTITPATKLKKVEGETFKVKFLKANGKVLAKKYVKIKFRGKTYKLKTNANGIATLSLKKVKKGTYNVVCRNNDGLSKTFKINVYQRKASTKLTSKDYTFLPDEKRVIKVKLTTALDDTSNVGKVIKIRINGKTYSKKTDGDGVASIDLSSFKKGIYTVQYSYDGSKYFKASKSTKSVKIFDTTDTKLTVKSTTHFGYGAGTSLKVAYTAGGIPLAKKTVKLVINGKTYSKTTDANGIVAVPINLAIGSYNVTYKSTGDLVFSPASGSCEIDVFQRGPSKVLWKCGSSYKDNSQTFKVLVTDSKGKATSGGMAELTIDGETYTATVGSDGYAKFRTDVAIGKYNVKVKFNGNNDLLTSSNSKTVNVKLSKFGNGINQKHAKGSSAYLKSSSHCKVGSKAIKKLVKSLTKGLTSKVDKAKAIFNYVRDTLDYSYYYNSKYGASGTLKQKKGNCVDHSHLLVAMFRTAGFNARYVHGRCHFGDGDTTGHVWTQVKIGSKWVCADATSYRNSLGKIRNWNTNSYTLHAKYASLPF; encoded by the coding sequence TTGATTCTAGTTCTTTCGGTTGGTACAATTCAAGCAAGTGATGTTAATTCAACGGAAATTGGCATTGATGAGGATAATGCCTTATTGGATGAGGATTCTTCAGAAAACCTGTCAGCTAGTCTGGACGAGGTTTCACTCACTGAATCCGCTAAAAATCAGACAGAATTGTCCTCACCTACGGAAAGTGTGTACTACTCAGGGTCATTTAGTGTGACGTTGAGGGATTCAAATGCCACATTGTCCAATAGGACAGTTCATTTTTCTGTAAATGATGTGATTTATGATGCCGTTTCCGACATTAATGGTGTTGCAAGCGTCAATTTAAAGCTAAAACCTGGTAAATATAGCATATTCTCATATTTCGATGGGGATGATGACTATGATGCATGCAATCTGACATCACAATTGAATGTTCTTCCCACAATAAAGGCGAGTGACATTACCAAATACTATAAGGGAGGTACACAATACACTGCAACATTCCTTGACGGTTCAGGTCATGCGTTGGCTAACAGGGCCGTGACAGTACTTGTCCACGGCAAGAAATACACCAAAAACACCAACAGCAAGGGTGTGGTAAGCCTGCCTGTCAATTTAAAGCCAGGCACATACAGGATTGTTGCAACCGGTCCGATTACAGGATTTCAGCTAACCACCAATTTCAATATTTTGCCAACTATAACTCCCGCAACCAAGCTCAAGAAGGTTGAGGGCGAAACCTTCAAGGTCAAATTCCTTAAGGCTAACGGCAAGGTGTTGGCAAAGAAATACGTTAAGATCAAGTTTAGGGGAAAGACATATAAGCTCAAGACAAATGCCAACGGTATTGCAACCCTGTCCTTGAAAAAGGTTAAGAAAGGCACTTATAATGTAGTTTGCCGTAATAATGACGGATTGTCAAAAACCTTTAAGATTAACGTTTATCAAAGAAAGGCATCAACCAAGCTGACCTCCAAGGATTACACTTTCCTTCCTGATGAAAAAAGGGTAATAAAGGTTAAGCTCACAACCGCCCTGGATGACACTTCAAACGTTGGAAAGGTCATCAAAATTAGGATCAACGGCAAGACATATTCCAAAAAGACAGATGGTGATGGTGTTGCATCCATTGATTTGTCATCTTTCAAAAAGGGAATATACACTGTCCAATATTCCTATGATGGAAGCAAGTATTTCAAGGCATCCAAATCAACAAAGTCAGTGAAAATATTTGACACCACTGACACCAAATTGACCGTCAAGAGCACAACCCATTTCGGTTATGGTGCTGGCACTTCATTAAAGGTTGCCTACACTGCAGGAGGCATTCCTTTAGCCAAGAAAACAGTCAAATTGGTCATCAATGGTAAAACCTACAGTAAAACCACAGATGCCAATGGAATAGTGGCCGTTCCTATCAATCTGGCAATAGGCAGTTATAATGTGACCTATAAGTCAACTGGTGATCTCGTTTTCTCACCGGCTTCAGGCTCCTGTGAGATTGATGTTTTCCAAAGGGGTCCATCAAAGGTCCTCTGGAAATGCGGAAGTTCCTATAAGGACAATTCCCAGACATTCAAGGTTCTAGTAACTGATTCTAAGGGGAAAGCTACTTCTGGAGGCATGGCAGAACTCACCATTGATGGTGAAACATACACTGCGACTGTGGGTTCCGACGGATATGCCAAGTTCAGGACTGACGTTGCAATAGGCAAATATAACGTCAAGGTCAAATTCAATGGCAATAATGATCTTCTCACAAGTTCCAATTCCAAAACTGTAAATGTCAAGCTTTCCAAATTTGGAAACGGTATCAATCAAAAGCATGCAAAGGGATCAAGCGCTTATCTTAAATCATCAAGCCACTGTAAAGTTGGAAGCAAGGCGATTAAAAAGCTGGTCAAGTCCCTAACCAAAGGCTTGACAAGCAAGGTCGATAAGGCAAAGGCGATATTCAATTATGTTAGGGACACTTTGGATTACTCCTATTATTATAACAGCAAATATGGTGCATCAGGCACATTGAAGCAGAAAAAAGGAAATTGCGTTGACCATTCCCACTTGTTGGTTGCAATGTTTAGAACAGCCGGATTCAATGCGAGATATGTCCATGGAAGATGCCACTTCGGCGACGGAGACACTACCGGCCATGTATGGACTCAGGTAAAGATAGGAAGCAAATGGGTCTGTGCGGATGCAACCAGCTATAGAAACTCATTGGGAAAAATAAGAAATTGGAACACTAACTCATATACTCTGCATGCCAAATATGCAAGTTTACCGTTCTAA
- a CDS encoding RNA-guided pseudouridylation complex pseudouridine synthase subunit Cbf5 → MKFNMVTKSESFTSPDFGCKPEDREINDYISHGVINLDKPSGPTSHEIDSWVKRILNLEKSGHGGTLDPKVTGILPVGLNDATRAIQLLLTAPKEYVCLLTFHQDIDEERIREVFAEFTGKIFQLPPVKSAVKREMRTRNIYYSTIYEIEGRDVLFRIGCEAGTYVRTYCHNIGEALGVGAHMAELRRTQVGSFNEKNRLVTLQDVTDAYHFWKEDGDESFLREAIMPMERAADYLPKIIIKDSAVDAVCHGADLANGGIVELADNIQKNDIVAIETLKGELVGAGNSLLTSNEILEADSGFAVNVNKVLMKPDTYPRFWK, encoded by the coding sequence ATGAAATTTAACATGGTTACTAAATCTGAAAGTTTTACTAGTCCCGATTTTGGTTGCAAACCAGAAGACAGGGAGATTAATGATTATATTTCTCATGGTGTAATTAATTTGGATAAACCTTCAGGACCGACCTCTCATGAAATAGACTCTTGGGTTAAACGTATTTTAAACTTGGAAAAATCAGGCCACGGGGGAACACTTGATCCTAAGGTTACCGGTATCTTGCCGGTTGGATTGAATGACGCTACCCGTGCTATTCAACTTTTATTGACAGCTCCTAAGGAGTATGTCTGCCTTTTGACTTTCCATCAGGACATTGATGAGGAAAGAATCCGTGAAGTGTTTGCGGAGTTCACAGGTAAGATATTCCAATTGCCTCCTGTCAAGTCAGCCGTTAAACGTGAAATGAGGACTCGTAACATCTATTATTCAACAATCTATGAAATTGAGGGACGTGATGTTCTATTCAGAATAGGTTGTGAGGCAGGAACTTACGTCAGGACCTATTGTCACAACATCGGTGAAGCATTGGGCGTAGGGGCGCATATGGCAGAGCTTAGAAGAACCCAGGTTGGTTCATTCAATGAAAAGAACAGGTTGGTTACCTTACAGGACGTTACCGATGCATACCACTTCTGGAAGGAAGACGGTGATGAGTCATTCTTGCGTGAAGCTATCATGCCAATGGAAAGAGCTGCTGATTACCTGCCAAAGATTATCATTAAGGATTCAGCCGTTGATGCGGTCTGTCATGGTGCGGACCTTGCAAATGGCGGAATTGTTGAGTTGGCAGACAACATTCAAAAGAATGATATTGTGGCAATTGAGACACTTAAGGGTGAATTGGTTGGTGCAGGAAATTCTTTATTGACTTCCAACGAGATTTTAGAGGCAGATTCAGGCTTTGCAGTTAATGTCAATAAGGTATTGATGAAACCTGATACCTATCCAAGGTTCTGGAAGTAA
- a CDS encoding 50S ribosomal protein L14e — MASIEVGRVCVKTAGREAGEKCAIVEIIDENYVEVIGEAVKNRRCNIAHLEPTADSIDVSGDADSIKAALADL; from the coding sequence ATGGCATCAATCGAAGTAGGAAGAGTATGTGTTAAAACTGCTGGTAGAGAAGCAGGCGAAAAATGCGCAATCGTAGAAATTATCGATGAAAACTATGTAGAAGTTATTGGTGAAGCTGTAAAAAACAGAAGATGTAACATCGCTCACTTAGAACCAACTGCAGATTCCATTGATGTTTCTGGTGATGCAGATTCTATCAAAGCAGCTTTAGCTGACTTATAA
- the cmk gene encoding (d)CMP kinase → MIITVGGLAGTGTTTTAEGLSEKLNIPYISAGSVFREMAAERGMTVLEFSEFAEGNDDIDKEIDKRQAQKASEAENLIVEGRLSAFFVDNADLKVWLVTPFDVRSKRISERENKSVEVAKEEIITREKSEALRYMEIHNIDIGNMDIYDIIINTGTFNPENVSEIIIQTLKVI, encoded by the coding sequence ATGATAATTACTGTCGGTGGATTAGCTGGAACTGGAACAACAACTACTGCTGAGGGTCTCTCAGAGAAGTTGAATATTCCATATATCTCTGCAGGGTCAGTCTTTAGAGAAATGGCCGCTGAAAGAGGAATGACTGTTCTTGAATTCAGTGAATTTGCTGAAGGTAATGATGATATTGATAAAGAAATTGACAAAAGGCAAGCTCAAAAGGCCAGTGAAGCAGAAAACCTCATCGTTGAGGGAAGATTGTCTGCATTCTTTGTTGACAATGCTGACTTGAAGGTTTGGTTGGTGACTCCATTCGATGTTCGTTCAAAAAGAATTTCCGAAAGGGAGAACAAATCCGTTGAAGTGGCTAAGGAAGAGATCATAACTCGTGAAAAGAGTGAAGCCTTGAGATACATGGAAATCCACAATATTGACATTGGCAATATGGATATCTATGACATAATTATAAATACTGGTACTTTCAATCCTGAAAACGTATCAGAAATCATTATTCAAACATTAAAGGTGATATAA
- a CDS encoding 50S ribosomal protein L34e encodes MPANRFRSRSYKRVHKNTPGGRNVLRYKKKKPSKHVCAECGAVLHGVPRGRPYEIGKLSKTAKRPNRPFGGYLCSSCARKHFKNEARK; translated from the coding sequence ATGCCTGCAAATAGGTTTAGATCAAGATCATATAAAAGAGTTCATAAAAACACTCCTGGTGGAAGGAATGTTTTAAGATATAAAAAGAAAAAACCATCTAAGCATGTTTGTGCTGAGTGTGGTGCAGTATTACATGGAGTTCCTCGTGGACGTCCATACGAAATTGGAAAATTATCAAAAACAGCTAAAAGACCTAACCGTCCATTCGGTGGTTACTTATGTTCAAGCTGTGCTCGTAAACATTTCAAAAACGAGGCTAGAAAATAA
- a CDS encoding DUF106 domain-containing protein, which produces MVDIMGMVYGALNTVFNPILAMDPNPANPALTVLIIAFIVSLITTIANKYLVDQEEMNEIQARSKKLTSELREAQKKGDGKKIAELQAKQTEMMKDQSAMMSNQFKPMIVTFVPIILIFFWMRTSAISGLVVHLPVTVYWITLTPVWHFIGSIFYGGKATIPYGIGWLLWYMICTFGMSQILRKYLGFKQGF; this is translated from the coding sequence ATGGTAGACATAATGGGAATGGTTTATGGCGCATTGAATACAGTTTTCAATCCAATCTTAGCTATGGATCCTAATCCAGCTAACCCTGCGTTAACTGTCCTAATCATTGCTTTTATTGTTTCATTAATCACAACCATTGCTAACAAGTATTTGGTTGACCAAGAGGAAATGAATGAGATTCAAGCAAGAAGTAAAAAATTGACCAGCGAATTGCGTGAAGCTCAAAAGAAAGGAGATGGGAAAAAGATTGCTGAGTTACAAGCCAAACAAACTGAAATGATGAAGGACCAATCTGCTATGATGTCCAATCAGTTCAAACCGATGATTGTAACTTTCGTTCCAATTATTCTAATATTCTTCTGGATGAGAACATCCGCTATCAGCGGTTTAGTCGTTCACTTGCCTGTAACTGTTTACTGGATTACTTTAACACCGGTATGGCACTTTATAGGTAGTATTTTCTATGGCGGTAAGGCCACTATCCCATATGGTATCGGTTGGTTATTATGGTATATGATTTGTACTTTTGGTATGAGTCAGATATTAAGAAAATACTTAGGATTTAAACAAGGGTTCTAA
- a CDS encoding adenylate kinase — MKLVVLTGIPGSGSTTLLNKALEEVDYVHLNYGDIMTEIAIKDELVSHRDELRKLPAETQKDIQAKAAAEIKARSENDNVIVDTHCTINTPAGFLPGLPIWVLEQLQPDQFILVEANPDEIIYRRLNDDTRERDLQKVKDIDLHQQMNRATSMAYATLTGATVKIVENHDNHLDSNVRKLVNVLNL; from the coding sequence ATGAAATTAGTAGTATTAACAGGAATTCCAGGTTCTGGAAGTACAACTTTATTGAATAAAGCTTTAGAAGAAGTTGATTATGTCCACTTAAACTACGGTGACATAATGACTGAGATTGCTATTAAAGACGAACTTGTATCTCATAGGGATGAGTTAAGGAAATTACCTGCTGAAACCCAAAAAGATATTCAAGCTAAAGCAGCAGCTGAAATTAAAGCAAGGTCTGAAAACGATAATGTTATTGTTGACACTCACTGTACTATTAATACTCCTGCTGGTTTCTTACCAGGTTTACCGATTTGGGTGTTAGAACAGTTACAACCTGATCAATTTATTTTAGTTGAAGCAAATCCTGATGAAATTATTTATAGAAGATTAAATGATGATACTCGTGAAAGGGATCTTCAAAAAGTAAAAGACATAGATTTACATCAACAAATGAACAGGGCAACCTCAATGGCTTACGCTACTTTAACTGGTGCAACTGTTAAAATTGTTGAAAATCATGACAATCATTTAGATTCTAATGTTAGAAAATTAGTAAATGTATTAAATTTATAG
- the secY gene encoding preprotein translocase subunit SecY: MSSLEVLEPIFKVIPEVKSPVHREDFNEKLKWTALVLVLYFFLTQIPLYGLAPGAIDSFAQLRAVMAGSFGSILTLGIGPIVTASIVLQLLVGSNLLDLDLSSHKDKSHFQATQKVLSIVFTVFEASVLVLTGNLVPIDGSYTWLLILQLVLGALVIIYLDEVVSKWGFGSGIGLFIAAGVCQAIMVGTFSILPGTDGFLAGIIPKFIQQIMAGTPNLAILIPLIATIIVFLVVLYGEAMRVEIPISHGSVRGHGRIRGSVGKYPLKFVYSSNMPVILTSALLVNVTLFANVFQKIGVPILGHMQQGKPVDGIAWLLSTPSLQHFITEPIHVLIYAIFFIGCCMLFSYLWVEISGLNAKKISEQLYNSGIQIPGFRSSKRQLYKILKKYIPALTIISGIYVGLIAFLADLTGALGGGTGVLLTVGILHKLYEEMAEEQLMSANPVLRKVLGGD; the protein is encoded by the coding sequence ATGTCATCATTAGAAGTATTAGAGCCAATATTCAAAGTTATTCCTGAAGTCAAATCTCCGGTTCACAGAGAAGATTTCAATGAAAAGCTTAAATGGACTGCTCTTGTATTAGTGTTATATTTCTTCTTAACACAAATTCCGTTATACGGTTTAGCACCTGGTGCTATTGATAGTTTCGCTCAATTGAGAGCAGTTATGGCAGGAAGTTTTGGTTCAATTCTTACATTAGGTATTGGTCCAATTGTAACTGCTTCTATTGTTTTACAATTATTAGTCGGTTCAAATCTCTTGGATTTGGACCTTTCATCCCATAAGGACAAATCTCACTTCCAAGCTACACAAAAAGTATTGTCTATTGTGTTCACTGTATTTGAAGCAAGTGTTTTAGTACTCACTGGAAACCTAGTCCCTATTGATGGTTCATACACATGGCTGTTAATCCTACAACTTGTTCTCGGTGCATTGGTTATCATTTACCTTGATGAAGTTGTATCAAAATGGGGATTCGGTAGTGGTATCGGGCTGTTCATTGCTGCTGGTGTATGTCAAGCTATTATGGTTGGTACATTCAGTATCTTACCGGGAACTGACGGATTTTTAGCAGGTATCATTCCTAAATTCATCCAGCAAATCATGGCTGGAACTCCTAACTTGGCTATCTTGATCCCATTGATTGCAACTATCATTGTATTCTTAGTTGTATTATATGGTGAAGCTATGAGAGTGGAAATTCCTATTTCCCACGGTAGTGTAAGAGGTCACGGAAGAATCAGAGGATCTGTCGGTAAATACCCATTGAAATTCGTTTACTCAAGTAACATGCCTGTAATTTTAACAAGTGCATTACTTGTAAACGTAACATTGTTTGCAAACGTTTTCCAAAAGATAGGAGTTCCTATTTTAGGTCATATGCAACAGGGTAAACCTGTAGACGGTATTGCATGGTTATTATCAACACCTTCCTTGCAGCATTTCATTACTGAACCGATACACGTGTTAATATATGCAATATTCTTCATCGGATGTTGTATGTTATTCTCATACTTATGGGTTGAAATTAGTGGTTTGAATGCTAAAAAGATTTCAGAACAACTTTACAATTCAGGTATTCAAATTCCAGGTTTTAGAAGTAGTAAACGTCAATTGTATAAAATTTTGAAAAAATATATTCCTGCACTTACCATTATCAGTGGTATTTATGTAGGTCTTATCGCTTTCCTTGCAGATTTAACCGGTGCTTTAGGTGGAGGTACAGGCGTATTGCTTACCGTTGGTATTCTCCATAAGCTATATGAAGAAATGGCTGAAGAGCAACTCATGTCCGCAAATCCTGTTCTTAGGAAAGTTTTAGGAGGAGATTAA
- a CDS encoding uL15m family ribosomal protein, translated as MIRTKRKINKQRGSRSNGGGCTKKRRGAGNKGGKGKAGMGKQHWTWTVIHDPDHFGKHGFKRPQKMIKKVNAVNLNYLEEHADELIANGKASQEGDAIVIDVTELGYDKVLAKGKITKAYKISAPQFSASAIEKIEELGGEAILL; from the coding sequence ATGATTAGAACAAAACGTAAAATCAACAAACAAAGAGGTTCTAGATCCAACGGTGGAGGATGTACCAAAAAACGTAGAGGTGCAGGTAACAAAGGTGGAAAAGGTAAAGCAGGTATGGGTAAACAACACTGGACCTGGACCGTAATCCACGACCCAGACCACTTCGGAAAACATGGTTTCAAAAGACCTCAAAAAATGATTAAAAAAGTCAATGCTGTTAACTTAAATTACTTAGAAGAACACGCTGATGAATTAATCGCAAACGGTAAAGCATCCCAAGAAGGAGATGCAATTGTTATAGATGTTACTGAATTAGGTTATGACAAAGTTTTAGCTAAAGGTAAAATTACCAAAGCTTACAAAATCTCTGCACCTCAATTCTCAGCATCTGCTATTGAAAAAATTGAAGAATTAGGAGGAGAAGCTATATTATTATAG
- a CDS encoding 50S ribosomal protein L30: MYLVIRVRGTTGVIQGIADTLDMLRLNRISHAVLVEENPSYEGMLQKAKDYITWGEIDAEFVAAMIAKRGRLPGNVKVTDEYVAENTDYDNIEELAKDVVESKVKLADVGIKPVFRLHPPRKGYEDIRLSVKEGGSLGYRGEEIKDLGKRML, from the coding sequence ATGTATTTAGTTATTAGAGTTAGAGGAACTACTGGTGTCATTCAAGGTATTGCTGACACCTTAGACATGTTAAGACTTAACAGAATCAGCCATGCAGTATTAGTAGAAGAAAATCCTAGTTACGAAGGTATGCTTCAAAAAGCTAAGGATTACATCACTTGGGGAGAAATCGACGCTGAATTTGTTGCAGCTATGATTGCTAAAAGAGGAAGACTCCCGGGTAATGTAAAAGTTACTGACGAGTATGTTGCTGAAAACACTGATTACGATAATATTGAAGAATTAGCTAAAGACGTAGTTGAATCTAAAGTCAAATTAGCTGATGTCGGTATTAAACCTGTATTCCGTTTACACCCTCCAAGAAAAGGTTACGAAGATATCCGTTTATCTGTTAAAGAAGGTGGATCTTTAGGTTACAGGGGAGAAGAAATTAAAGACCTTGGTAAAAGAATGCTTTAA
- the rpsE gene encoding 30S ribosomal protein S5 has translation MSFNIDEWEPKTKMGKLVKDGTITDIDEIFEKGLPIMELEIVDALIPDLEEEVMDVNLVQRMHKSGRKVNFRVIVAVGNKNGYVGLGQGKAKEVGPAIRKAVDNAKYNLIKVRRGCGDWGCVCGREHTVPFKVTGKTSSVSVTLMPAPAGVGLVVGDVGKTILKLAGIHDVWSQTFGQTQTTVNFANAVFDALKELSNVKASKEDLKKMGVNY, from the coding sequence ATGAGTTTTAATATTGATGAATGGGAACCTAAAACTAAAATGGGTAAATTAGTTAAAGATGGAACCATTACTGATATCGATGAAATCTTTGAAAAAGGTCTTCCAATTATGGAATTAGAAATAGTTGATGCCTTAATTCCGGATTTAGAAGAAGAAGTAATGGATGTTAACTTAGTTCAAAGAATGCATAAATCTGGTAGAAAAGTTAATTTCAGAGTTATTGTTGCTGTAGGTAACAAAAACGGTTACGTTGGATTAGGCCAAGGAAAAGCTAAAGAAGTAGGTCCAGCTATCAGAAAAGCTGTTGACAACGCTAAATACAACCTCATTAAAGTAAGAAGAGGTTGTGGAGACTGGGGTTGTGTATGTGGAAGAGAACACACCGTACCTTTCAAAGTAACTGGTAAAACCAGTAGTGTAAGCGTTACCTTAATGCCAGCTCCTGCAGGAGTAGGATTAGTAGTTGGAGATGTTGGTAAAACTATCTTAAAACTCGCTGGTATCCACGATGTATGGTCTCAAACCTTCGGTCAAACTCAAACTACAGTTAACTTTGCTAATGCTGTATTTGATGCTTTAAAAGAATTAAGTAACGTTAAAGCAAGTAAAGAAGATCTCAAAAAAATGGGAGTTAACTACTAA